One window from the genome of Borrelia puertoricensis encodes:
- a CDS encoding DUF261 family protein, which produces MRITQNNPNLVSAVRQWGCYFLSLHYYVSVFKKLQFSVLDINRNYHNFVKSGCMRSNCYILNPCAVLRRFDINSSVRWEGPAYRCLDGEFEISEVKIKNTPGYHFIATNLSSVLYDSLTLKERGVEYEITSRRIFKKY; this is translated from the coding sequence ATGAGAATAACGCAAAATAATCCAAATTTAGTCTCAGCAGTACGTCAGTGGGGATGTTACTTTTTATCTCTTCATTATTACGTATCAGTTTTTAAAAAGTTGCAGTTTAGTGTTCTTGATATAAATAGAAATTATCATAACTTTGTTAAGTCAGGGTGTATGAGAAGTAATTGTTATATTCTAAATCCATGCGCTGTGCTGAGACGGTTTGATATTAATTCAAGTGTGAGGTGGGAGGGCCCTGCTTACAGATGTTTAGATGGAGAATTTGAGATAAGTGAAGTTAAAATTAAAAATACACCAGGATATCATTTTATAGCAACTAATTTGTCATCTGTGCTTTATGATTCACTGACGCTTAAAGAGCGGGGCGTTGAATATGAGATTACATCAAGGAGAATATTTAAGAAATATTGA